A single genomic interval of Drosophila virilis strain 15010-1051.87 chromosome 2, Dvir_AGI_RSII-ME, whole genome shotgun sequence harbors:
- the lmd gene encoding uncharacterized protein lmd yields MSSTMKSQQLPLTIPTHCEDMFGKNKATLNKTFNENGCYDSFMSPPLSASIRSDHDGFQATKVTFSGSVNNTNFTCAELQFPDFSHPSFTTDTPNSAFSDYTNHTGPEQDRDDIVCASSDQRGMPYQQGQYTQLNREDVFRFEPEDIARLTSDSGSAYAELDGLMQVPQTPYTPCSAQITQLGVLPTQVEPPESLNQDTDYFNYDEVNCQSKNQSPCSSPHLDAWLNFNLSELSSPEAAQESSPKLCNIYEQQLSQVKVEQTQKKLPSMNSTFGTPKCTPMCNNYDDFSNLYNSAETLQGVIYDYSNEFSPENFQHNIEHTIKKPNREHKVIWTIDELDELNAALVLDEQQPQHQLSSVSVDRSNFTGEHFPVSRVETSNADDQLLATGGSDDDDDKEEDDMDEVFAPPAESERRLNYSDLVDSETEQPVSLICRWTACNMEFRHQHVFVEHIEKCHVDVRKGEDFSCFWLNCPRRYKPFNARYKLLIHMRVHSGEKPNKCPFPGCNKAFSRLENLKIHQRSHTGERPYGCQYKGCLKAFSNSSDRAKHQRTHYDTKPYACQLPGCTKRYTDPSSLRKHVKNHGQMRRKSASGTLTPSTKKAVKTRRNSESAVSLREPLGSCEQRPQRSSSCSEAAHLMQNDVHNKDILMQRLTEIVSTPSTENRNPCSNDNVPSNNNSIKFNELSNCIVEQSQSGTTATKVAGRESQVHRYNTVVETAATATNDGFSYFGSKGESECVNTYAVMERNTLSTCSINSNNYIANNYNCCNNENINKFNDLEQLLNSTAVPSELQNVGTVFNSGANKCQLNEFVSFEYVRKYLTDAFESPSAKRPKSPVTNFQENIPILNDFENYDIQFI; encoded by the exons ATGTCTTCCACAATGAAGTCGCAGCAGCTTCCACTGACCATTCCTACCCACTGCGAAGATATGTTCGGTAAAAACAAGGCGACGTTAAATAAGACATTCAATGAAAACGGTTGCTACGATTCCTTTATGTCGCCACCATTAAGTGCTAGTATCAGAAGTGATCACGATGGCTTTCAGGCGACAAAAGTAACTTTCTCTGGGAGCGTAAACAATACCAATTTTACATGCGCCGAATTGCAGTTTCCGGACTTCTCACACCCCTCCTTCACCACCGACACGCCCAATTCCGCTTTTAGTGACTACACTAACCACACAGGGCCTGAACAGGATAGGGATGATATTGTGTGTGCTTCCTCGGATCAAAGAGGCATGCCCTATCAGCAGGGTCAGTACACCCAGCTAAACCGTGAAGACGTCTTTCGCTTTGAGCCGGAGGATATTGCTCGACTAACAAGCGACAGCGGGAGCGCATACGCCGAACTCGATGGATTAATGCAGGTGCCACAAACCCCGTATACACCTTGCAGTGCCCAAATCACTCAATTAGGGGTCCTGCCAACACAGGTGGAGCCACCTGAGTCACTTAATCAGGATACAGATTATTTTAACTATGACGAAGTTAATTGCCAGTCAAAAAATCAATCACCGTGCTCTTCGCCACATTTAGATGCTTGGTTGAATTTCAACCTCAGTGAATTATCTTCGCCAGAGGCAGCTCAAGAATCGTCACCAAAATTATGCAATATTTACGAGCAACAGCTGTCGCAAGTGAAAGTAGAGCAAACGCAAAAGAAGTTGCCGTCAATGAACTCAACTTTCGGTACACCAAAGTGCACACCCATGTGCAATAATTATGACGACTTCTCCAATCTGTACAACAGTGCGGAGACGTTACAAGGTGTAATCTATGActattcaaatgaattttcgcCCGAAAATTTTCAACATAATATTGAACACACTATTAAGAAACCAAACCGTGAACACAAAGTTATTTGGACAATTGATGAACTGGATGAACTTAACGCCGCGCTGGTCCTTGACgaacagcagccacaacatcAGTTGAGCTCAGTGTCAGTTGACAGGTCTAATTTTACAGGAGAACATTTTCCAGTTTCAAGAGTTGAAACATCAAATGCTGATGACCAACTGCTAGCCACTGGCggcagcgacgacgacgatgacaaGGAGGAGGATGACATGGACGAGGTGTTTGCCCCGCCAGCCGAGAGCGAAAGGAGGCTCAACTATTCAGACTTAGTGGACAGTGAAACTGAGCAGCCCGTTTCGCTTATATGCCGCTGGACTGCATGCAATATGGAGTTCCGGCACCAGCATGTTTTTGTAGAGCACATTGAAAAGTGTCACGTCGATGTCCGCAAGGGAGAAGACTTTTCTTGTTTCTGGCTGAACTGCCCAAGACGGTACAAGCCCTTCAATGCGCGATACAAGCTCCTCATACACATGCGAGTACATAGCGGTGAAAAGCCCAATAAGTGTCCG TTTCCGGGATGCAATAAAGCATTTTCACGTttggaaaatttgaaaattcatCAGCGTTCGCACACAGGCGAGCGGCCTTATGGCTGTCAATATAAAGGTTGCCTCAAAGCGTTCAGCAATAGCTCGGATCGTGCGAAACATCAAAGAACACACTACGATACG AAGCCATATGCCTGTCAGCTACCGGGTTGCACCAAGCGTTACACGGACCCCTCAAGTCTTCGAAAACATGTAAAGAATCACGGACAAATGCGCCGCAAGTCTGCCAGTGGAACGCTTACTCCCTCTACCAAAAAAGCGGTCAAGACACGCCGCAATTCGGAATCGGCTGTATCCTTGAGGGAACCGTTAGGTTCATGTGAGCAACGTCCGCAGCGCAGCAGTAGCTGCAGTGAGGCAGCGCATCTGATGCAAAATGATGTACACAATAAGGACATACTTATGCAAAGGTTAACGGAAATAGTATCAACTCCGTCTACCGAAAACCGCAACCCCTGCAGTAATGACAATGTTCCATCTAAtaacaattcaataaaatttaatgagTTGTCAAATTGCATTGTTGAACAAAGCCAATCCGGGACGACAGCCACGAAAGTAGCTGGCCGTGAAAGCCAGGTACATAGATACAATACAGTAGTTGAAActgcagcaacggcaacaaatgATGGCTTTAGCTATTTTGGTAGCAAAGGTGAAAGCGAGTGTGTAAACACATATGCTGTGATGGAAAGGAATACATTGAGCACTTGCAGCATTAACAGCAATAATTACATAGCCAACAACTATAATTGCTGCAACAAcgaaaatattaataaatttaacgATCTTGAACAATTGCTAAATTCTACAGCGGTACCTAGCGAACTGCAAAATGTTGGGACTGTTTTTAATTCAGGTGCAAATAAATGTCAATTAAATGAGTTCGTATCGTTTGAATATGTGCGAAAGTATCTAACAGATGCATTTGAGTCCCCCAGTGCGAAGAGGCCGAAGAGTCCTGTTACAAATTTTCAAGAGAATATTCCGATTCTAAATGATTTCGAAAATTATGATATTCAGTTTATTTGA
- the LOC6635095 gene encoding uncharacterized protein isoform X1, translated as MQERNLNENGKNAINASNTERYRQDQESSVRLLTIPRAAPKIEKYGFCLTRSKWDPYPWVCEVAAGTPASLRGLKAGDCILKVNGVDILGMRIAEVAQIVKSQIDHVTILCWNSDHEFDCDENSISCAPMPTSLKRLVIIVDSILKAIECPVCNSIIAPPVMQCQNGHVLCLECRIRTEKCPICRGFFTPIRSSIAEEIYAIIAFAFKQCRPEGKLRHRVFGNMTLIKAKTCDHCLTTANCLKATARKICLE; from the exons ATGCAAGAGCGCAActtaaatgaaaatggaaaaaacgCAATTAATGCCAGCAATACCGAAAGGTACCGTCAAGATCAAGAGTCATCCGTGCGTCTCTTAACAATACCACGTGCCGCACCTAAAATTGAGAAGTATGGATTTTGTTTGACGCGCAGCAAGTGGGATCCATATCCTTGG GTTTGTGAAGTGGCCGCGGGCACACCTGCCTCTCTCCGTGGCCTAAAGGCCGGTGATTGCATTTTAAAG gTTAACGGTGTTGATATTCTTGGTATGAGGATAGCCGAAGTTGCCCAAATTGTTAAAAGCCAAATAGATCACGTTACAATTTTGTGTTGGAATAGCGACCATGAATTCGACTGTGACGAGAAC AGCATCAGCTGCGCTCCCATGCCAACCAGTCTGAAACGGCTGGTCATAATTGTAGACAGTATTCTGAAGGCTATAGAGTGTCCTGTGTGCAACTCTATTATAGCACCTCCAGTTATGCAGTGCCAGAATGGACATGTGCTTTGTCTCGAGTGCCGCATTCGCACTGAAAAATGTCCTATCTGCCGTGGTTTTTTCACTCCCATTCGTTCAAGTATTGCCGAAGAGATATATGCAATCATTGCTTTCGCCTTCAAGCAATGCCGACCGGAAGGTAAATTGCGCCATAGGGTATTTGGCAACATGACGTTAATAAAGGCTAAGACCTGTGATCATTGTTTGACAACTGCCAACTGTCTAAAAGCAACAGCTCGTAAGATATGCCTTGAATAA
- the LOC6635095 gene encoding uncharacterized protein isoform X2, translating to MPALTEITYTHVNGVDILGMRIAEVAQIVKSQIDHVTILCWNSDHEFDCDENSISCAPMPTSLKRLVIIVDSILKAIECPVCNSIIAPPVMQCQNGHVLCLECRIRTEKCPICRGFFTPIRSSIAEEIYAIIAFAFKQCRPEGKLRHRVFGNMTLIKAKTCDHCLTTANCLKATARKICLE from the exons ATGCCCGCTTTAACAGAAAtaacatatacacat gTTAACGGTGTTGATATTCTTGGTATGAGGATAGCCGAAGTTGCCCAAATTGTTAAAAGCCAAATAGATCACGTTACAATTTTGTGTTGGAATAGCGACCATGAATTCGACTGTGACGAGAAC AGCATCAGCTGCGCTCCCATGCCAACCAGTCTGAAACGGCTGGTCATAATTGTAGACAGTATTCTGAAGGCTATAGAGTGTCCTGTGTGCAACTCTATTATAGCACCTCCAGTTATGCAGTGCCAGAATGGACATGTGCTTTGTCTCGAGTGCCGCATTCGCACTGAAAAATGTCCTATCTGCCGTGGTTTTTTCACTCCCATTCGTTCAAGTATTGCCGAAGAGATATATGCAATCATTGCTTTCGCCTTCAAGCAATGCCGACCGGAAGGTAAATTGCGCCATAGGGTATTTGGCAACATGACGTTAATAAAGGCTAAGACCTGTGATCATTGTTTGACAACTGCCAACTGTCTAAAAGCAACAGCTCGTAAGATATGCCTTGAATAA